Proteins encoded together in one Benincasa hispida cultivar B227 chromosome 1, ASM972705v1, whole genome shotgun sequence window:
- the LOC120079344 gene encoding transcription factor bHLH67 isoform X1, protein MLVTSRQRSRKAKLIHFNTCSAVQMERLQGPINPCFYGEYSETGCSEQEFTNLGFEESEEVCFLTSSLEDKVPFLQMLQSVESQSIKDKEPNFQSLLKLQHLNKPWEEGVSKIQELVELFSSPINSETKDQNQPPNSEGVSSECNQIQGLCRAQMAKAPPVTKERRKRKRSKPTKDKEEVESQRMTHIAVERNRRRQMNDHLNVIKSLIPTSYIQRGDQASIIGGAIDFVKELEQLLESLEALRKERKGAETGCKGEQSEAGVASNGRIGEGVCAELKSEVAEIEVTMIQTHVNLKIKCPKRQGQLLKAIVALEDLRLTVLHLNITTSQATAAMLYSFNLKIEDECELGSAEQIAATVNQIFSFINDGRLVNEAKANFRQCSGSR, encoded by the exons ATGTTGGTTACCTCTAGACAGAGAAGTAGAAAGGCTAAATTAATACACTTCAACACCTGCTCCGCTGTTCAGATGGAGAGGCTCCAAGGACCCATTAATCCTTGC TTTTATGGTGAATATTCAGAGACAGGTTGCTCGGAACAAGAATTCACAAACTTGGGATTTGAAGAATCAGAAGAAGTCTGTTTCCTAACCTCAAGTTTGGAAGATAAAGTACCATTCCTTCAGATGCTGCAGAGTGTGGAATCGCAATCAATCAAGGACAAGGAGCCTAACTTTCAAAGCTTGCTGAAGTTGCAGCACCTAAACAAACCATGGGAAGAGGGAGTTAGTAAAATTCAGGAGCTTGTAGAGTTGTTTTCTTCACCAATAAACTCAGAAACGAAGGACCAAAATCAACCTCCAAATTCGGAGGGAGTGAGTTCAGAGTGCAACCAAATTCAAGGCTTATGCCGGGCCCAAATGGCAAAAGCTCCTCCGGTCACCAAGGAAAGAAGAAAGCGAAAGAGATCGAAACCAACAAAGGACAAGGAAGAAGTAGAAAGCCAAAGAATGACCCATATTGCCGTCGAGCGCAACCGGAGACGGCAAATGAACGACCATCTCAACGTTATCAAGTCCCTCATACCTACCTCCTATATACAAAGG GGTGACCAGGCATCCATAATTGGGGGTGCAATAGACTTCGTGAAGGAATTGGAGCAGCTACTTGAATCTTTGGAAGCGCTAAGGAAAGAAAGGAAGGGAGCGGAAACTGGGTGCAAGGGTGAGCAGTCAGAAGCGGGAGTGGCTTCAAATGGGAGAATAGGAGAAGGGGTTTGCGCGGAGCTCAAGTCAGAAGTGGCTGAGATAGAGGTTACAATGATTCAAACCCATGTAAACTTAAAGATAAAATGCCCCAAAAGGCAAGGCCAGTTGTTGAAAGCCATTGTTGCTTTGGAAGATCTTAGGCTCACAGTTTTGCATCTCAATATTACTACCTCACAAGCCACTGCTGCCATGCTTTACTCCTTCAATCTAAAG ATAGAAGATGAATGTGAGCTAGGATCAGCGGAGCAGATTGCAGCAACGGTTAATCAAATATTCAGTTTTATCAACGATGGCAGACTGGTCAATGAGGCAAAGGCAAACTTCAGGCAGTGCAGTGGCAGTCGCTGA
- the LOC120079344 gene encoding transcription factor bHLH70 isoform X3 has protein sequence MLQSVESQSIKDKEPNFQSLLKLQHLNKPWEEGVSKIQELVELFSSPINSETKDQNQPPNSEGVSSECNQIQGLCRAQMAKAPPVTKERRKRKRSKPTKDKEEVESQRMTHIAVERNRRRQMNDHLNVIKSLIPTSYIQRGDQASIIGGAIDFVKELEQLLESLEALRKERKGAETGCKGEQSEAGVASNGRIGEGVCAELKSEVAEIEVTMIQTHVNLKIKCPKRQGQLLKAIVALEDLRLTVLHLNITTSQATAAMLYSFNLKIEDECELGSAEQIAATVNQIFSFINDGRLVNEAKANFRQCSGSR, from the exons ATGCTGCAGAGTGTGGAATCGCAATCAATCAAGGACAAGGAGCCTAACTTTCAAAGCTTGCTGAAGTTGCAGCACCTAAACAAACCATGGGAAGAGGGAGTTAGTAAAATTCAGGAGCTTGTAGAGTTGTTTTCTTCACCAATAAACTCAGAAACGAAGGACCAAAATCAACCTCCAAATTCGGAGGGAGTGAGTTCAGAGTGCAACCAAATTCAAGGCTTATGCCGGGCCCAAATGGCAAAAGCTCCTCCGGTCACCAAGGAAAGAAGAAAGCGAAAGAGATCGAAACCAACAAAGGACAAGGAAGAAGTAGAAAGCCAAAGAATGACCCATATTGCCGTCGAGCGCAACCGGAGACGGCAAATGAACGACCATCTCAACGTTATCAAGTCCCTCATACCTACCTCCTATATACAAAGG GGTGACCAGGCATCCATAATTGGGGGTGCAATAGACTTCGTGAAGGAATTGGAGCAGCTACTTGAATCTTTGGAAGCGCTAAGGAAAGAAAGGAAGGGAGCGGAAACTGGGTGCAAGGGTGAGCAGTCAGAAGCGGGAGTGGCTTCAAATGGGAGAATAGGAGAAGGGGTTTGCGCGGAGCTCAAGTCAGAAGTGGCTGAGATAGAGGTTACAATGATTCAAACCCATGTAAACTTAAAGATAAAATGCCCCAAAAGGCAAGGCCAGTTGTTGAAAGCCATTGTTGCTTTGGAAGATCTTAGGCTCACAGTTTTGCATCTCAATATTACTACCTCACAAGCCACTGCTGCCATGCTTTACTCCTTCAATCTAAAG ATAGAAGATGAATGTGAGCTAGGATCAGCGGAGCAGATTGCAGCAACGGTTAATCAAATATTCAGTTTTATCAACGATGGCAGACTGGTCAATGAGGCAAAGGCAAACTTCAGGCAGTGCAGTGGCAGTCGCTGA
- the LOC120079344 gene encoding transcription factor bHLH67 isoform X2 produces MLVTSRQRSRKAKLIHFNTCSAVQMERLQGPINPCFYGEYSETGCSEQEFTNLGFEESEEVCFLTSSLEDKVPFLQMLQSVESQSIKDKEPNFQSLLKLQHLNKPWEEGVSKIQELVELFSSPINSETKDQNQPPNSEGVSSECNQIQGLCRAQMAKAPPVTKERRKRKRSKPTKDKEEVESQRMTHIAVERNRRRQMNDHLNVIKSLIPTSYIQRGDQASIIGGAIDFVKELEQLLESLEALRKERKGAETGCKGEQSEAGVASNGRIGEGVCAELKSEVAEIEVTMIQTHVNLKIKCPKRQGQLLKAIVALEDLRLTVLHLNITTSQATAAMLYSFNLKE; encoded by the exons ATGTTGGTTACCTCTAGACAGAGAAGTAGAAAGGCTAAATTAATACACTTCAACACCTGCTCCGCTGTTCAGATGGAGAGGCTCCAAGGACCCATTAATCCTTGC TTTTATGGTGAATATTCAGAGACAGGTTGCTCGGAACAAGAATTCACAAACTTGGGATTTGAAGAATCAGAAGAAGTCTGTTTCCTAACCTCAAGTTTGGAAGATAAAGTACCATTCCTTCAGATGCTGCAGAGTGTGGAATCGCAATCAATCAAGGACAAGGAGCCTAACTTTCAAAGCTTGCTGAAGTTGCAGCACCTAAACAAACCATGGGAAGAGGGAGTTAGTAAAATTCAGGAGCTTGTAGAGTTGTTTTCTTCACCAATAAACTCAGAAACGAAGGACCAAAATCAACCTCCAAATTCGGAGGGAGTGAGTTCAGAGTGCAACCAAATTCAAGGCTTATGCCGGGCCCAAATGGCAAAAGCTCCTCCGGTCACCAAGGAAAGAAGAAAGCGAAAGAGATCGAAACCAACAAAGGACAAGGAAGAAGTAGAAAGCCAAAGAATGACCCATATTGCCGTCGAGCGCAACCGGAGACGGCAAATGAACGACCATCTCAACGTTATCAAGTCCCTCATACCTACCTCCTATATACAAAGG GGTGACCAGGCATCCATAATTGGGGGTGCAATAGACTTCGTGAAGGAATTGGAGCAGCTACTTGAATCTTTGGAAGCGCTAAGGAAAGAAAGGAAGGGAGCGGAAACTGGGTGCAAGGGTGAGCAGTCAGAAGCGGGAGTGGCTTCAAATGGGAGAATAGGAGAAGGGGTTTGCGCGGAGCTCAAGTCAGAAGTGGCTGAGATAGAGGTTACAATGATTCAAACCCATGTAAACTTAAAGATAAAATGCCCCAAAAGGCAAGGCCAGTTGTTGAAAGCCATTGTTGCTTTGGAAGATCTTAGGCTCACAGTTTTGCATCTCAATATTACTACCTCACAAGCCACTGCTGCCATGCTTTACTCCTTCAATCTAAAG GAGTAA